Proteins encoded by one window of Deinococcus malanensis:
- a CDS encoding M20/M25/M40 family metallo-hydrolase gives MPLSYLVRIAQTPAPTFQEAQRAELVASLWEELGYRTTRDEVGNVLTRISTPAIHDQPALLLAAHLDTVFDAGTDVRVREEAGRLVGPGVGDNSASLAVITAFLRDFRGMAHTLRRPLWVAANVAEEGLGDLRGAKHLLAQHRNELGAFVAVDGYLGVAVTRGVAVRRYRASFLGPGGHSWGDQAPSTLHALGRAVAALYALPLPLSPRTTLNVGVASGGTSVNSIAASAELLLDLRSLDPELLADLDSRAVAALHMAAREVGVTVRVERVGDRPGGDLHSEPLLPLARQAARELRVDVRTTSSSTDANAAAPHGIPALALGVYRGGNAHRHDEWVQASSLGSGLRLLQRLVELYQRAPAA, from the coding sequence ATGCCGCTTTCCTATCTGGTGCGTATCGCGCAGACGCCCGCTCCGACTTTTCAGGAGGCCCAGCGTGCCGAGCTGGTGGCCAGCCTGTGGGAAGAGCTGGGCTACCGGACCACTCGGGACGAGGTGGGCAACGTGCTGACGCGCATTTCCACCCCGGCCATCCATGATCAGCCTGCCTTGCTGCTGGCGGCCCACCTGGATACCGTCTTTGATGCCGGGACCGACGTGCGTGTCCGTGAGGAAGCAGGACGCCTGGTCGGGCCAGGAGTAGGAGACAACAGCGCCAGCCTGGCCGTCATCACAGCGTTCCTGCGGGACTTCCGCGGCATGGCCCATACCCTGCGCCGGCCCCTGTGGGTCGCGGCCAACGTAGCCGAGGAGGGCCTGGGTGACCTGCGTGGGGCCAAGCATCTTCTGGCCCAGCACAGGAATGAACTGGGGGCCTTCGTGGCAGTTGATGGCTACCTGGGCGTGGCCGTCACGCGCGGCGTGGCGGTGCGGCGTTACCGGGCTTCCTTTCTGGGTCCAGGGGGACATTCCTGGGGTGACCAGGCCCCCAGCACCCTGCATGCCCTGGGACGCGCGGTGGCTGCCCTGTATGCCCTGCCGCTGCCCCTGTCACCGCGCACCACTCTGAATGTGGGGGTCGCGTCAGGGGGCACCAGCGTGAACAGCATTGCCGCGAGTGCAGAGCTGCTGCTGGACCTGCGCTCGCTGGACCCCGAACTGCTCGCGGACCTCGACAGCCGGGCCGTGGCGGCGCTGCATATGGCGGCGCGCGAGGTGGGCGTGACGGTGCGAGTCGAACGCGTCGGTGACCGGCCGGGAGGTGACCTGCACAGTGAGCCGCTGCTGCCGCTGGCCCGGCAGGCCGCGCGCGAACTGCGCGTGGATGTGCGCACCACCTCCAGCAGCACCGATGCCAACGCGGCGGCCCCGCACGGGATTCCGGCGCTGGCCCTGGGCGTCTACCGCGGAGGCAACGCCCACCGCCACGACGAGTGGGTCCAGGCCAGCAGTCTGGGATCGGGTCTGCGTCTGCTTCAGCGGCTGGTGGAACTGTACCAGCGCGCCCCCGCCGCCTGA
- a CDS encoding DR2241 family protein produces the protein MASPAFIWPARPLDHSFRKLRNTQACAPAIQCADMRSLVLIGHGSHLNGESAGAVFRYAELLRERGLYDEVIEGYWKEEPALRQVLRTTASTDVTVIPMFISEGYFTETVIPRELGLGHQGPVPPEGVARVLGGRTVRYTLPFGVHPGMTDVILARAREALPDASPEDTALIVLGHGTTRNENSHKVIYSNADRLRESGLFSEVHALFLDEDPRVGTWPDRVRAPRVVVVPFFASEGWHTLETIPEDMGLQGEVTRFPDNPHGPQTVYYARPVGTHPAVADVVLHLAEEARGAAGRDGDVERAHDSAWQALIHLARRGGRMGEVLITPHSGVYELRHALDEGMGGAELHTVVTPEGLRDVTRRDAAGNHRPVHTYRTLPRGWRAVLSETELRRGVHFLYPAVVEESYAHGCHSLRHTPWATTARRQTGIYTRVQRATQEQVERVARTVCTPCLRTRLWAGEKLPRTFLEGVPGAFPCAEACTYFVAEVRETLISKRPAAGQEG, from the coding sequence GTGGCTTCACCGGCATTCATCTGGCCTGCCCGTCCGCTTGATCATTCCTTTCGCAAGCTCAGAAACACTCAGGCCTGCGCCCCGGCGATACAGTGCGCAGATATGCGTTCCCTGGTGTTGATCGGACATGGCTCCCACCTGAACGGCGAATCGGCCGGCGCGGTGTTCCGGTATGCCGAGCTGCTGCGTGAGCGGGGCCTGTACGACGAGGTCATTGAGGGCTACTGGAAGGAGGAACCGGCCCTGCGTCAGGTGCTGCGCACCACGGCCAGCACGGACGTCACGGTGATTCCCATGTTCATCTCCGAGGGCTACTTCACCGAGACCGTGATTCCGCGTGAGCTGGGGCTGGGTCATCAGGGCCCGGTGCCTCCTGAAGGTGTGGCCCGCGTGCTGGGCGGCCGGACGGTGCGCTACACGCTGCCATTCGGGGTGCATCCAGGAATGACCGACGTGATCCTGGCGCGTGCGCGCGAAGCCCTGCCGGACGCCAGCCCTGAGGACACCGCGCTGATCGTGCTGGGTCACGGCACCACCCGCAACGAGAACAGCCACAAGGTGATCTACAGCAACGCCGACCGCCTGCGCGAAAGCGGACTGTTTTCAGAGGTACACGCCCTGTTTCTGGACGAGGATCCCCGGGTGGGAACCTGGCCGGACCGGGTCAGGGCGCCGCGGGTGGTGGTGGTGCCGTTTTTCGCCTCTGAAGGCTGGCACACCCTGGAAACCATTCCCGAGGACATGGGTCTTCAGGGGGAAGTCACCAGGTTTCCGGACAATCCCCACGGCCCGCAGACGGTGTATTACGCCCGGCCGGTGGGCACACATCCGGCAGTGGCGGACGTGGTGCTGCACCTGGCGGAGGAAGCGCGCGGCGCGGCCGGTCGTGACGGTGATGTGGAACGCGCCCACGATTCAGCCTGGCAGGCGCTGATACATCTGGCCCGGCGCGGTGGGCGAATGGGTGAGGTGCTGATCACCCCCCACAGCGGTGTCTACGAACTGCGCCACGCCCTGGACGAGGGCATGGGAGGAGCTGAGTTGCACACAGTGGTGACGCCCGAGGGCCTCAGAGACGTCACCCGGCGTGACGCTGCCGGCAACCACCGTCCGGTCCACACCTACCGGACCCTGCCGCGTGGCTGGCGCGCCGTGCTGAGTGAGACGGAGCTGCGGCGTGGGGTGCACTTCCTGTATCCAGCAGTGGTCGAGGAAAGCTACGCCCACGGCTGCCACAGCCTGCGTCATACCCCCTGGGCCACGACTGCGCGGCGCCAGACCGGGATCTATACCCGGGTGCAGCGGGCCACGCAAGAGCAGGTCGAGCGGGTGGCCCGCACGGTATGTACCCCCTGCCTGCGCACCCGTCTGTGGGCCGGCGAAAAGCTGCCCCGGACGTTTCTGGAAGGAGTTCCTGGTGCTTTCCCCTGTGCGGAGGCCTGTACTTATTTTGTCGCGGAGGTACGCGAGACGCTGATCAGCAAGCGTCCTGCGGCCGGACAGGAGGGCTGA
- the purC gene encoding phosphoribosylaminoimidazolesuccinocarboxamide synthase produces MTRGEMKYEGKAKRVYATPQAGEYIVEYKDDATAFNGVKKAQIMGKGEINNAITAHLYPLLEAAGIPTHFLEKLSDREQRVRAVTIVPVEIIVRNVAAGSFSKRLGIEEGTPLPRPVVEYCYKSDALGDPVINTDTAVALGWASEADLKRIRELSLKVRDFLVPYFEARGVRLVDFKLEFGKLPSGEIVLADEISPDTCRFWDAQTNEKMDKDRFRRDLGGVEDAYAEMLRRVTQST; encoded by the coding sequence ATGACCAGAGGCGAGATGAAGTACGAGGGCAAGGCCAAGCGCGTGTACGCCACCCCCCAGGCCGGCGAGTACATCGTGGAGTACAAGGACGATGCCACGGCCTTCAACGGGGTGAAAAAAGCCCAGATCATGGGCAAGGGCGAGATCAACAACGCCATTACAGCCCACCTGTATCCGCTGCTGGAGGCCGCTGGCATTCCCACCCACTTTCTGGAAAAGCTGAGTGACCGTGAGCAGCGCGTGCGGGCCGTGACCATCGTGCCGGTCGAAATCATCGTGCGCAACGTGGCTGCCGGCAGCTTCTCCAAACGCCTGGGCATCGAGGAAGGCACCCCGCTGCCGCGCCCGGTGGTCGAGTACTGCTACAAGAGTGACGCGCTGGGTGATCCCGTGATCAACACCGACACTGCCGTTGCCCTGGGCTGGGCCAGCGAGGCCGACCTGAAGCGCATCCGCGAACTGAGCCTGAAGGTCCGCGACTTCCTGGTGCCTTATTTCGAGGCACGAGGCGTGCGACTGGTTGATTTCAAGCTGGAGTTCGGCAAGTTGCCCAGCGGCGAGATCGTGCTGGCCGACGAGATCAGCCCCGACACCTGCCGCTTCTGGGACGCCCAGACGAACGAGAAGATGGACAAGGACCGCTTCCGCCGTGACCTCGGCGGCGTGGAAGACGCCTACGCTGAGATGCTGCGCCGTGTGACCCAGAGCACGTAA
- the purS gene encoding phosphoribosylformylglycinamidine synthase subunit PurS, whose amino-acid sequence MSQYHAKVFVTLKPSILDPQGRTVERALAHLEHANVSGVRVGKLIELTLHGDRAEVEAQLESITTNVLSNPVMEDARWELAEA is encoded by the coding sequence ATGTCCCAGTACCACGCCAAAGTTTTTGTCACCCTCAAGCCGTCCATCCTTGACCCGCAGGGCCGTACCGTGGAACGCGCCCTGGCTCACCTGGAGCACGCCAATGTCAGCGGCGTGCGCGTGGGCAAGCTGATCGAGCTGACGCTACACGGCGACCGTGCCGAAGTCGAAGCGCAGCTTGAGAGCATCACCACCAACGTGTTGAGCAACCCGGTCATGGAAGACGCGCGCTGGGAGCTTGCCGAGGCATGA
- a CDS encoding cupin domain-containing protein: protein MTAPKTVNLNEKFGLFTEQWSPKIVGELNGQQVRLARFGGEFIWHSHEHEDELFLVVRGVMRMELRDRTELVREGEFLIVPRGVEHKPAAETEEAWVMMLEPAGTVNTGQVQSERTVTDLERL from the coding sequence ATGACCGCCCCAAAGACCGTCAACCTGAATGAGAAGTTCGGGCTGTTTACCGAACAGTGGTCGCCGAAGATCGTGGGCGAACTCAACGGTCAGCAGGTCAGGCTGGCCCGCTTTGGCGGCGAGTTCATCTGGCACAGCCATGAGCACGAGGACGAACTGTTTCTCGTGGTGCGCGGCGTGATGCGCATGGAGCTGCGCGACCGCACCGAACTGGTCCGCGAAGGCGAATTTCTGATCGTGCCGCGCGGCGTGGAGCACAAGCCCGCCGCCGAGACCGAGGAAGCCTGGGTCATGATGCTCGAACCCGCCGGTACCGTGAACACCGGCCAGGTCCAGAGCGAGCGCACCGTGACCGATCTGGAGAGACTGTGA
- the purQ gene encoding phosphoribosylformylglycinamidine synthase subunit PurQ, translating into MKTAVIQFPGSNCDADALHAARLLLDNGAEFVWHTAGELPEGTELVFLPGGFSYGDHLRSGAIAARSPIMAAVKEHADRGGFVLGVCNGFQVLTESGLLPGALSRNRELHFMCKPVHLRVENNATAFTGAYAQGQVIEVPIAHGEGNYYADAATIAELEQQGRVVFRYADNPNGSLNDIAGIVSERGNVLGMMPHPERAVELLLGSEDGRGLFESLRAARAQ; encoded by the coding sequence GTGAAAACCGCTGTGATTCAATTTCCCGGCTCCAATTGTGACGCTGACGCCCTGCACGCTGCCCGGCTGCTGCTGGATAACGGTGCCGAGTTCGTGTGGCACACGGCCGGCGAACTGCCCGAGGGCACCGAACTCGTGTTCCTGCCAGGCGGTTTCAGTTACGGCGACCACCTGCGCAGCGGCGCGATTGCCGCCCGCAGCCCGATCATGGCGGCCGTCAAGGAGCACGCCGACCGGGGCGGTTTCGTGCTGGGCGTGTGCAACGGCTTTCAGGTCCTGACCGAGTCCGGCCTGCTGCCCGGCGCCCTGTCGCGCAACCGCGAGTTGCACTTCATGTGCAAGCCGGTGCACCTGCGCGTGGAGAACAACGCCACCGCCTTTACCGGTGCCTATGCCCAGGGGCAGGTCATCGAGGTGCCTATCGCCCACGGAGAGGGCAACTATTACGCCGACGCCGCCACCATTGCCGAGCTGGAGCAGCAGGGCCGCGTGGTCTTCCGCTATGCCGACAACCCCAACGGCAGCCTCAACGATATTGCCGGCATTGTCAGCGAGCGCGGCAACGTGCTGGGCATGATGCCCCACCCTGAACGCGCCGTGGAACTGCTGCTGGGCAGCGAGGACGGCCGTGGGCTGTTCGAGAGCCTCAGGGCCGCGAGGGCACAATGA
- a CDS encoding DinB family protein: MNDLAAFLAEQYSIELGAFRAALEAIPEQSFTVAAGAQSAAWQALHIADWLRLGVLGDRSPTYGYLGWEDQAWAQALNVNPPLTEAAGRAAVLARLDEVITQVHTFLSTLSPADLQGTTFSPSAPNGERPRLQALGLHVRHVAYHRGQVALLRRQFTAAQ; encoded by the coding sequence ATGAACGACCTTGCCGCCTTTCTTGCCGAGCAGTACTCCATCGAACTGGGCGCCTTCCGCGCAGCACTGGAGGCCATCCCCGAGCAGAGCTTTACCGTCGCGGCTGGCGCGCAGAGCGCAGCCTGGCAGGCCCTGCACATCGCCGACTGGCTGCGGCTGGGGGTCCTGGGTGACCGCTCACCCACGTATGGTTACCTGGGCTGGGAGGATCAGGCCTGGGCTCAGGCGCTGAATGTCAATCCGCCCCTGACCGAAGCTGCGGGTAGGGCGGCGGTGCTGGCCCGGCTGGATGAGGTCATAACGCAGGTTCACACTTTCCTGAGCACCCTGAGTCCGGCGGATCTGCAGGGCACGACCTTCTCGCCCAGCGCCCCGAACGGCGAGCGGCCCCGGCTTCAGGCCCTGGGCCTGCATGTGCGGCATGTCGCCTACCACCGCGGCCAGGTGGCGCTGCTTCGCCGGCAGTTCACGGCAGCTCAGTAG
- a CDS encoding DinB family protein produces the protein MTPLQSFLSTALDAEFRAFGNALHAVPATVFGRAAAYGHSAAWYALHIMDWTRCVIQPGLGGVNPALTYGYLGFEEADWVRRVTGPTLAAEDDTKDQILTALDQVFTQALKAVCTASAERFTSEALWATLKRPRPVLEGLTSHLRHTAYHRGQIAPLLKEFQ, from the coding sequence ATGACGCCGCTTCAGTCCTTCCTGTCCACCGCGCTTGATGCCGAGTTCCGTGCGTTTGGCAACGCCCTGCATGCGGTGCCGGCCACCGTGTTCGGAAGGGCTGCGGCCTATGGTCACAGTGCGGCGTGGTACGCCCTGCACATCATGGACTGGACCCGCTGCGTGATTCAGCCTGGACTCGGCGGCGTCAACCCGGCGCTGACCTACGGCTATCTGGGCTTTGAGGAGGCGGACTGGGTCAGAAGGGTCACCGGGCCCACCCTGGCAGCTGAGGACGATACGAAAGATCAGATTCTGACCGCCTTGGATCAGGTGTTCACGCAAGCCCTGAAGGCGGTCTGCACCGCATCCGCAGAGCGCTTTACATCTGAAGCCCTCTGGGCCACCCTCAAACGTCCCCGGCCCGTGCTGGAAGGGCTGACCTCCCACCTGCGACACACCGCGTACCACCGGGGGCAGATTGCCCCGCTTCTCAAGGAGTTTCAATGA
- the purL gene encoding phosphoribosylformylglycinamidine synthase subunit PurL, producing the protein MTQTQSLRDRAGTFGLTVEEFDLLVSGIGREPNALEAAIVGAMWSEHCGYKNSRPLFSAFPTTGPQVLQGPGENAGVVDIGDGWGVAFKMESHNHPSAVEPVQGAATGVGGILRDIFAMGARPFAVLDSLRFGNPDSPRTRFLVNGVVEGISHYGNAIGVPTVGGEVTFHPSYQENPLVNVMALGLLRHEDLAKGTMGEVGNRIIYVGSKTGRDGLGGAVFASADLSDASQADRPAVQVGDPFMEKLLLEATLEAIQAGVVAGVQDMGAAGLVSSTCEMAYRAGLGITMNLDLVPTRETGMVPMELCLSESQERMILVPVPGKEQELNDLLAKWELDVVEIGEVEGHDRYRLTWQGEVVCDLPVALLNEAPKYTREGIESPEIRAARERDLSGVPVPGDLGAVLVELLSHPTVASKRPIFERYDHQVMTNTVVVPGAADAAVMRVKDSGMGVAATSDCNPRFVQLDPYTGAAAAVAEAARNLACVGATPLAITDNLNFGNPHRPEVYYQLQQAVQGIADACRALNTPVTGGNVSLYNQYVEEGRTVAIHPTPTIGMVGVLPDVNVRATMNLKGEGHTLYLLGEHARHIGASQYLESVHGLEAGQVPDLDLDLEKRVIEGTLALIRAGLTTTAHDTAEGGLAVALAEMAIAGRVGLSATLEGEARADALLFGEANGRILVAVQDEAATEALLHEKSVPFVRLGTTGGSSVTIAVPGHHIHLSVNLQTLTQAFESPLREILG; encoded by the coding sequence ATGACACAGACGCAGTCTCTGCGTGACCGGGCCGGCACCTTCGGCCTGACTGTTGAAGAATTCGACCTGCTCGTGTCCGGCATCGGGCGTGAGCCCAATGCGCTGGAGGCGGCCATCGTGGGCGCCATGTGGTCGGAGCACTGCGGCTACAAGAACAGCCGCCCGCTGTTCAGTGCCTTCCCCACGACCGGCCCGCAGGTGCTGCAGGGCCCCGGTGAGAACGCTGGCGTGGTGGACATTGGCGACGGCTGGGGCGTGGCCTTCAAAATGGAAAGCCACAACCACCCGTCGGCGGTCGAGCCGGTGCAGGGCGCGGCGACCGGTGTGGGCGGCATCCTGCGTGACATCTTCGCCATGGGCGCCCGGCCGTTTGCGGTGCTTGACAGCCTGCGCTTCGGCAATCCCGACAGCCCGCGCACGCGCTTTCTGGTCAACGGCGTGGTAGAGGGCATCAGCCATTACGGCAACGCCATCGGCGTGCCCACCGTGGGCGGCGAGGTGACCTTTCACCCCAGCTACCAGGAAAACCCGCTGGTCAACGTGATGGCCCTGGGGCTGCTGCGCCACGAGGACCTGGCCAAGGGCACCATGGGTGAGGTCGGCAACCGCATCATCTACGTGGGGTCCAAGACCGGCCGCGACGGTCTGGGGGGCGCGGTCTTCGCGTCTGCCGACCTGAGCGACGCCTCGCAGGCTGACCGCCCCGCGGTGCAGGTCGGCGATCCCTTCATGGAAAAACTGCTGCTCGAAGCCACCCTGGAAGCCATTCAGGCGGGCGTGGTGGCGGGCGTGCAGGACATGGGCGCCGCCGGGCTGGTCTCCAGCACCTGCGAGATGGCCTACCGCGCCGGACTGGGCATCACCATGAACCTGGATCTGGTGCCCACCCGCGAGACCGGCATGGTCCCGATGGAACTGTGCCTGTCCGAGTCGCAGGAGCGCATGATCCTGGTACCGGTGCCCGGCAAGGAACAGGAACTCAACGACCTGCTGGCCAAGTGGGAGCTGGACGTGGTGGAGATCGGTGAGGTGGAAGGCCACGACCGCTACCGCCTGACCTGGCAGGGTGAAGTGGTCTGCGACCTGCCGGTGGCCCTGCTCAACGAGGCGCCCAAGTACACCCGTGAGGGCATAGAGTCCCCGGAAATCCGCGCAGCGCGCGAGCGTGACCTGAGCGGCGTGCCGGTGCCCGGTGACCTGGGTGCCGTTCTGGTCGAGTTGCTGTCGCATCCCACGGTTGCCAGCAAGCGGCCCATCTTCGAGCGTTACGACCATCAGGTCATGACCAACACCGTGGTCGTGCCGGGTGCCGCCGACGCTGCCGTCATGCGCGTGAAGGACTCGGGCATGGGCGTGGCCGCGACCAGCGACTGCAATCCGCGCTTCGTGCAGCTTGATCCCTACACCGGCGCCGCCGCCGCCGTGGCCGAGGCCGCCCGCAACCTCGCCTGCGTGGGCGCCACTCCACTGGCGATTACCGACAACCTGAACTTCGGCAACCCGCACCGCCCCGAGGTCTACTACCAGCTGCAGCAGGCGGTGCAGGGCATCGCCGACGCCTGCCGCGCGCTGAATACCCCGGTCACCGGCGGCAATGTCAGCCTCTACAACCAGTACGTGGAAGAAGGCCGCACGGTCGCCATTCACCCCACCCCGACCATCGGCATGGTGGGCGTGCTGCCGGACGTGAACGTGCGCGCCACCATGAACCTGAAGGGTGAGGGCCACACGTTGTACCTGCTGGGCGAGCACGCCCGCCACATCGGCGCGTCTCAGTACCTGGAAAGTGTGCACGGCCTGGAAGCCGGTCAGGTGCCGGACCTGGACCTGGATCTGGAAAAGCGCGTGATCGAAGGCACCCTGGCCCTGATCCGCGCTGGCCTGACCACCACCGCACATGACACCGCTGAAGGCGGCCTGGCCGTGGCTCTGGCCGAGATGGCCATTGCTGGCCGGGTGGGTCTGAGCGCCACCCTGGAGGGCGAGGCGCGCGCCGACGCCCTGCTGTTCGGAGAGGCCAACGGGCGCATTCTGGTCGCCGTGCAGGACGAGGCGGCCACCGAGGCCCTGCTGCATGAAAAGAGCGTTCCGTTTGTGCGTTTGGGCACGACGGGAGGAAGTAGCGTCACCATTGCCGTGCCCGGGCACCACATACACTTGAGCGTGAACCTTCAGACCCTGACTCAAGCGTTCGAGAGCCCTCTGCGGGAGATTCTCGGGTGA
- the purF gene encoding amidophosphoribosyltransferase, with the protein MIFDPVTDKPQEECGVFGLYSPVPNDLAWLTYLGLFALQHRGQEAAGMCVSDGDKFHVEKDLGLVTQVFDERRLDSVRLPNARVSIGHVRYSTTGSNLRFNSQPLTTRTNKGILGLAHNGNFVNALEVRTEMLHEGALFATTNDSEVMLNLIARESQMDLVAATAAAMKRLRGGYACVLMSRTGLIGFRDPHGVRPLVIGQREDGAWALASEPCALYAVGARLIRDVQPGELVYFDRDGLHSLMVEARQPTPCSFEWIYFARSDSKIDGVDTHESRIRMGMQLAREKPVDADVVVPVPDSGMGAAIGYARESGIPFDYGLYKNPYAGRTFIAPSQEARELKVKMKLSPTSAVRGKRVVLIDDSIVRGTTSRQIVNLLREAGATEVHFRVSSPPITHPCFYGIDTAARKELVASTHSVEEIRELIGADTLAFISEPGLRQAIGGKGMCGACFTGHYPAGTPLLNDVDKLALEV; encoded by the coding sequence GTGATTTTCGACCCCGTAACCGACAAGCCGCAGGAGGAGTGCGGGGTCTTCGGCCTGTACTCGCCGGTGCCCAACGACCTGGCGTGGCTGACCTACCTGGGCCTGTTCGCCCTGCAGCACCGTGGCCAGGAAGCGGCCGGCATGTGCGTGTCGGACGGCGACAAGTTCCATGTGGAAAAGGACCTGGGGCTGGTCACGCAGGTGTTCGACGAGCGCCGGCTGGACAGCGTGCGGCTGCCCAACGCGCGGGTCAGCATTGGGCACGTGCGCTACAGCACCACCGGCTCGAACCTGCGTTTCAACTCGCAGCCGCTGACCACCCGCACCAACAAGGGCATCCTGGGGCTGGCGCACAACGGCAACTTCGTGAACGCCCTGGAAGTGCGCACCGAAATGCTGCACGAGGGGGCGCTGTTTGCCACCACCAACGACTCGGAGGTGATGCTCAACCTGATCGCCCGCGAGAGCCAGATGGATCTGGTGGCCGCCACCGCTGCGGCCATGAAGCGCCTGCGCGGCGGCTACGCGTGTGTGCTGATGAGCCGCACCGGGCTGATTGGCTTCCGCGATCCGCACGGCGTGCGCCCACTGGTCATCGGCCAGCGTGAGGACGGAGCCTGGGCTCTGGCGTCCGAACCCTGCGCGCTGTACGCGGTGGGCGCCCGCCTGATCCGGGACGTGCAGCCCGGCGAACTGGTCTACTTCGACCGCGACGGCCTGCACAGCCTGATGGTCGAGGCGCGTCAGCCCACCCCCTGCTCGTTCGAGTGGATCTACTTTGCCCGCAGCGACAGCAAGATCGACGGTGTGGATACCCACGAAAGCCGCATCCGCATGGGCATGCAGCTGGCCCGCGAGAAGCCGGTGGACGCCGACGTCGTCGTACCGGTGCCCGACAGTGGTATGGGCGCGGCCATCGGCTACGCCCGCGAAAGCGGCATTCCCTTCGACTACGGCCTGTACAAGAACCCCTACGCCGGGCGCACGTTTATTGCCCCCAGCCAGGAGGCCCGCGAACTGAAGGTCAAGATGAAGCTCTCCCCCACCAGCGCGGTGCGGGGCAAGCGCGTGGTCCTGATCGACGACTCCATCGTGCGCGGCACCACCAGCCGCCAGATCGTGAACCTGCTGCGTGAAGCCGGCGCCACCGAGGTGCATTTCCGCGTGTCCAGCCCGCCCATCACGCACCCGTGCTTCTACGGCATCGACACGGCGGCCCGCAAGGAGCTGGTGGCCAGCACCCACAGCGTCGAGGAAATCCGTGAGCTGATCGGTGCGGACACACTGGCCTTCATCAGCGAGCCGGGTTTGCGGCAGGCCATCGGCGGAAAAGGCATGTGTGGTGCCTGCTTCACCGGGCATTACCCTGCCGGGACGCCACTGCTCAACGATGTTGATAAGCTCGCCCTGGAAGTCTAA
- a CDS encoding YwbE family protein encodes MAPLRSQIQPGVTVDIVQKHDQPTGRLTRGVVAQLLTRSPSHPHGIKVRLISGQVGRVQAVITPE; translated from the coding sequence ATGGCCCCCCTCCGTTCTCAAATTCAACCGGGCGTGACCGTGGACATCGTGCAGAAGCATGACCAGCCGACGGGCAGGCTCACGCGTGGGGTCGTGGCGCAGCTGCTGACCCGCTCACCCTCACATCCGCACGGCATCAAGGTGCGCCTCATCAGCGGGCAGGTGGGCCGGGTCCAGGCGGTTATCACACCGGAATAA